One window of the Amycolatopsis mediterranei genome contains the following:
- a CDS encoding MerR family transcriptional regulator: MLEVKSPIPADGLTIADAARRTGVSAHTLRYYERAGLVVTRVDRTSGGRRRYRQLDLDWIKICTKLRATGMPIKTIRRYANLVAAGRGNEPERLALLEEHRADVLARLAKLQENLTLIDRKIGVYRGRLEAGDADGLWAPGRPG; encoded by the coding sequence GTGCTCGAAGTCAAATCGCCGATCCCCGCGGACGGGCTGACCATCGCGGACGCGGCCCGCCGCACCGGGGTCAGCGCGCACACGCTGCGCTACTACGAGCGGGCGGGCCTGGTGGTGACCCGCGTCGACCGCACGAGCGGCGGCCGGCGCCGCTACCGGCAGCTGGACCTGGACTGGATCAAGATCTGCACCAAGCTGCGCGCAACGGGCATGCCGATCAAGACGATCCGCCGCTACGCGAACCTGGTCGCCGCCGGCCGCGGCAACGAGCCGGAACGCCTGGCGCTGCTGGAGGAGCACCGCGCCGACGTGCTGGCGAGGCTGGCGAAGCTGCAGGAGAACCTGACGCTGATCGACCGCAAGATCGGCGTGTACCGGGGCCGGCTGGAGGCCGGCGACGCGGACGGCCTGTGGGCGCCGGGCCGGCCGGGCTGA
- a CDS encoding MFS transporter yields the protein MNVPTASRPGLVLAICCASIVVVVMDISIVTVALPSIRRDLGASASGLQWTVDAYTLVLAAFLVLGGSAADRFGRKRVFQCGLAAFGLGSLLCSLAPGIGWLIAARALQAVGGTMLNPVAMAIVATTFPVPAERARAIGVFGSMSGLALALGPILGGALVDGFGWRAVFWVNVPIVVAALVATALFVPESRAPRARRFDPVGQGLVLVVLGSVVAALIESHRLGWTSAWVLGLLALTGLGVLGILAYEPRRADPLLELRLFRSVSFSAAIVMALFALCGFGVFLFSTTQYLQDVRGMTPLAAGLCLLPVGVLVLVLSPRTGRFVGTRGPRWPLVVAGVALAAGGAVTAGLGPATPLPVVLATFLLFGLFLGTVNPPITNTAVSGMPGSMAGVAASLASAGRQTGTTLGVALSGPGHGVWWLVAGLGAGLVALALLSTGRRAAATADRAAALFDELSLPRPTG from the coding sequence ATGAACGTTCCGACCGCAAGCCGTCCCGGCCTCGTGCTCGCGATCTGCTGCGCCAGCATCGTCGTCGTGGTGATGGACATCTCCATCGTCACCGTCGCGCTGCCCTCGATCCGCCGTGACCTGGGCGCTTCCGCTTCCGGCCTGCAGTGGACCGTCGACGCCTACACGCTGGTCCTGGCGGCTTTCCTCGTGCTCGGCGGTTCGGCCGCCGACCGGTTCGGCCGCAAGCGCGTCTTCCAGTGCGGCCTGGCCGCCTTCGGCCTCGGGTCGCTGCTGTGCAGCCTGGCCCCCGGCATCGGCTGGCTGATCGCGGCCCGCGCGCTGCAGGCCGTCGGCGGCACCATGCTCAACCCGGTCGCGATGGCCATCGTCGCCACGACCTTCCCCGTCCCGGCCGAGCGCGCCCGCGCCATCGGTGTGTTCGGCTCGATGTCCGGCCTGGCGCTGGCGCTCGGGCCGATCCTCGGCGGCGCGCTCGTCGACGGTTTCGGCTGGCGGGCCGTCTTCTGGGTCAACGTCCCGATCGTCGTCGCCGCGCTCGTCGCCACGGCGTTGTTCGTGCCCGAGTCCCGCGCGCCGCGGGCCCGCCGGTTCGACCCGGTGGGGCAGGGCCTCGTGCTGGTGGTGCTCGGCAGCGTCGTCGCCGCCCTCATCGAGTCGCACCGGCTGGGCTGGACGTCAGCGTGGGTCCTCGGCCTGCTCGCTCTGACCGGACTCGGCGTGCTGGGCATCCTCGCGTACGAACCGCGCCGCGCCGACCCGCTGCTCGAACTGCGCCTGTTCCGCAGCGTGTCCTTCAGCGCGGCGATCGTCATGGCGTTGTTCGCGCTCTGCGGGTTCGGCGTCTTCCTCTTCTCGACGACGCAATACCTCCAGGACGTCCGGGGCATGACCCCGCTGGCGGCGGGCCTGTGCCTGCTGCCGGTCGGCGTGCTCGTCCTGGTCCTGTCGCCGCGGACCGGCCGGTTCGTCGGCACGCGCGGCCCGCGGTGGCCGCTGGTCGTCGCCGGGGTCGCGCTCGCCGCGGGCGGCGCCGTCACGGCCGGGCTCGGCCCGGCGACGCCACTGCCCGTCGTGCTCGCGACGTTCCTGCTGTTCGGCCTGTTCCTCGGCACGGTGAACCCGCCGATCACCAACACCGCCGTCTCCGGGATGCCGGGCTCGATGGCCGGGGTGGCGGCGTCGCTGGCCTCGGCCGGCCGGCAGACCGGCACCACCCTGGGCGTGGCGCTTTCGGGCCCGGGACACGGCGTGTGGTGGCTGGTCGCCGGGCTCGGGGCCGGTCTCGTCGCCCTGGCGCTGCTGAGCACCGGCCGCCGGGCCGCCGCGACGGCCGACCGGGCCGCCGCGCTGTTCGACGAGCTCAGCCTCCCGCGACCGACGGGATGA
- a CDS encoding ubiquitin-like small modifier protein 1 yields MRITVLLPGTLREKAGGEAKLDVEVAEPATLGGLLDALAERYPALERRLRDEQAGLRRYVNFYVDGEECRHRGGTGTVLREDAEVQIIPSVAGG; encoded by the coding sequence GTGCGGATCACCGTGCTGCTGCCCGGGACGCTGAGGGAGAAGGCCGGCGGCGAAGCCAAGCTCGACGTCGAGGTCGCCGAGCCGGCTACGCTGGGCGGCCTGCTCGACGCGCTCGCCGAGCGGTACCCGGCGCTGGAGCGGCGGCTGCGCGACGAGCAGGCGGGACTGCGCCGGTACGTCAACTTCTACGTCGACGGCGAGGAGTGCCGCCACCGCGGCGGCACCGGGACGGTGCTGCGCGAGGACGCCGAGGTGCAGATCATCCCGTCGGTCGCGGGAGGCTGA
- a CDS encoding WD40/YVTN/BNR-like repeat-containing protein, whose product MSVLLAIGTRKGLWLATSSDDRASWEVTGPHHPMTEVYAVGIDTRRATPRLLAGVTSEHFGPSVATSDDLGATWAEPGHAPIAFPADTGESLARAWQLVPGPVSEPDVVYAGTEPSALFRSTDGGRTYELVRGLWDHPHREHWTPGGGGKAIHTVLPHPTDPGRVTVAMSTGGVYRTEDGGETWAARNTGIKAVHVPDPYPEYGQCVHKVARHPAEPDRLFAQVHHGVYRSDDAGDTWQSIADGLPSDFGFPIVVHPDRPEVIYTFPLVADAMRFPPEGRCRVYRSEDAGKSWEALGPGLPDGYWAGVMRDAMCTDDADPAGVYFGSRTGDVYASRDDGDSWQLVAAHLPDVLSVRAARV is encoded by the coding sequence ATGTCCGTCCTGCTCGCGATCGGCACGCGCAAGGGTCTGTGGCTGGCGACCAGCTCGGACGACCGGGCCAGCTGGGAGGTCACCGGCCCGCACCACCCGATGACCGAGGTGTACGCGGTCGGCATCGACACGCGCCGCGCCACCCCGCGCCTGCTCGCCGGGGTGACCAGCGAACACTTCGGGCCGAGCGTGGCGACCAGCGACGACCTCGGCGCGACCTGGGCCGAACCCGGCCACGCCCCGATCGCGTTCCCGGCGGACACCGGCGAATCCCTGGCCAGGGCGTGGCAGCTGGTGCCGGGCCCGGTGAGCGAGCCGGACGTCGTCTACGCCGGCACCGAGCCGTCCGCCCTGTTCCGCTCCACCGACGGCGGCCGCACCTACGAGCTCGTCCGCGGCCTGTGGGACCACCCGCACCGCGAGCACTGGACGCCCGGCGGCGGGGGCAAGGCCATCCACACCGTGCTCCCGCACCCCACCGACCCCGGCCGCGTCACCGTGGCGATGTCCACCGGCGGCGTCTACCGCACCGAGGACGGCGGCGAGACCTGGGCCGCGCGCAACACCGGCATCAAGGCGGTCCACGTGCCCGACCCGTACCCCGAATACGGCCAGTGCGTGCACAAGGTCGCCCGGCACCCGGCCGAGCCGGACCGCCTGTTCGCCCAGGTCCACCACGGCGTCTACCGCAGCGACGACGCGGGCGACACCTGGCAGTCGATCGCCGACGGCCTGCCCAGCGACTTCGGCTTCCCGATCGTCGTCCACCCGGACCGGCCCGAGGTGATCTACACGTTCCCCCTGGTCGCCGACGCGATGCGGTTCCCGCCGGAGGGCCGGTGCCGGGTGTACCGCAGCGAGGACGCCGGGAAGTCGTGGGAGGCGCTGGGGCCGGGCCTGCCGGACGGGTACTGGGCCGGCGTCATGCGCGACGCGATGTGCACCGACGACGCCGACCCGGCCGGGGTGTACTTCGGCTCGCGGACCGGCGACGTCTACGCCAGCCGCGACGACGGCGACAGCTGGCAGCTCGTCGCGGCGCACCTGCCCGACGTGCTGAGCGTCCGCGCCGCGAGGGTGTGA
- a CDS encoding YciI family protein, whose amino-acid sequence MRFLMMHRVDEHDPQSWNPSQEFIAKMGGFIQEAAEKGILITAEGVHPTEKGSLVRKPRGAAIRVTDGPFAEAKEVIGGFALINAADRAEAVEFAKRYVELFDQEIEVEIRQVVEFDDLPTQD is encoded by the coding sequence ATGCGTTTTCTCATGATGCACCGCGTCGACGAGCACGACCCGCAGTCGTGGAACCCCAGCCAGGAGTTCATCGCGAAGATGGGCGGGTTCATCCAGGAGGCGGCGGAGAAGGGCATCCTCATCACCGCGGAGGGCGTCCACCCGACGGAGAAGGGCTCGCTGGTCCGCAAGCCCCGCGGCGCCGCGATCCGCGTGACCGACGGGCCGTTCGCCGAGGCCAAGGAGGTCATCGGCGGGTTCGCGCTGATCAACGCGGCGGACCGGGCCGAAGCCGTCGAGTTCGCCAAGCGGTACGTCGAGCTGTTCGACCAGGAGATCGAGGTGGAGATCCGCCAGGTCGTCGAGTTCGACGACCTGCCGACGCAGGACTGA
- a CDS encoding NAD(P)H-binding protein, with translation MFLVTGATGNVGAEVVAALAAAGAPVRALVRRPDVPLPDGVEAAVGDLTSPGSLTDALKGVEGIFLLSGYEDMSGLLRDAGVRRIVLLSGGSAALEDLDNAVSRYMTLSERAVRESGLDWTFLRPRAFMSNALRWLPQLREGDTVRVQFPDVPVACVDPADIAAVAALALAGGHEGRVHDLTGPVAMRPVEQVSVLASVLGRDLEFVGLSNDETRAELEAGMPREYVDAFWNFYVEGTLDEATVYPTVHEVTGRPARTFAQWAEAHAGAFR, from the coding sequence ATGTTCCTGGTCACCGGCGCCACCGGCAATGTCGGCGCGGAAGTGGTTGCGGCCCTCGCGGCGGCGGGTGCCCCGGTCCGGGCGCTGGTGCGCCGGCCGGACGTCCCGCTGCCGGACGGTGTCGAGGCCGCCGTCGGCGATCTCACGTCGCCCGGCAGCCTCACGGACGCTCTCAAGGGTGTCGAAGGCATCTTCCTGTTGTCCGGGTACGAGGACATGTCCGGCCTGCTGCGGGACGCGGGCGTGCGGCGGATCGTGCTGCTGTCCGGCGGATCGGCGGCGCTGGAAGACCTGGACAACGCGGTTTCCCGCTACATGACGCTGTCCGAGCGCGCGGTGCGGGAATCCGGCCTGGACTGGACGTTCCTGCGGCCGCGCGCGTTCATGTCGAACGCCCTGCGCTGGCTGCCGCAGCTGCGCGAGGGCGACACGGTCCGCGTCCAGTTCCCGGACGTCCCGGTGGCGTGCGTCGACCCGGCCGACATCGCGGCGGTGGCGGCGCTCGCGCTGGCCGGTGGGCACGAAGGGCGGGTGCACGACCTGACCGGGCCGGTGGCGATGCGGCCGGTGGAGCAGGTTTCGGTGCTGGCTTCGGTGCTGGGGCGGGATCTCGAGTTTGTAGGGCTGTCGAACGACGAGACGCGGGCGGAGCTCGAGGCGGGGATGCCACGCGAGTACGTCGACGCGTTCTGGAACTTCTACGTCGAGGGGACCTTGGACGAGGCGACGGTGTACCCGACGGTGCACGAGGTGACCGGGCGGCCGGCGCGGACCTTCGCCCAGTGGGCCGAGGCGCACGCGGGCGCCTTCCGCTGA